The Xanthomonas fragariae genome has a segment encoding these proteins:
- a CDS encoding Eco57I restriction-modification methylase domain-containing protein, producing the protein MNDCIDVRETAKARVADLIALFKSNEAERLDKGYNETQARTDFITPLLVAFGWDVHNSAGQSSLLRDVVEEATVEVGEKLNKRPDYEMRLAGQRKFFVEAKKPSVPIETNRDAAFQLRRYGFSAGFSISVLTNFYRLAVYDTTHAPDQNDEASHARILLVSYTEFVDKFEALWPILSRHSVYSGEFDRQFAIPAKKGTGERFDDLFLRQVRKWRKMLAADIHQNTGLCTAELTYAVQIFLSRIMFLRICEDRDIEAYENLRGRNTFNLFMEDLRRADAFYNSGLFRLLDEEKLGIKVSDDVLQAIFEDLYYPKSPYTFAVVDTHVLGEIYEQFLGDEIQVDAGVVSIVNRPEVRESDGVYPTPAYIVDLIVAKSLSPLLEGKDPSQLEALTVIDICCGSGVFLLSLYERLMDYYLSWYLANARSTHIGTRIFDGGSGQWYLTFAEKRRILLTHVRGVDIDASAVEVAQLSLLLKLVERETHSTLSHFSSVFKKKPLPSLDEIVKSGNSLVSQIEWEKAKLPMTGPLLEKIRPFDWGQEFPNEMGRGGFDVVVGNPPYIRIQSMATYSAEEVAYYQDKNSLYLTAKHDNFDKYALFIERSIMLLGPGGRIGVITPHKFMTIQAGRALRELIARPKMLEEIVHFGVKQVFADSSNYTCILILSRRGAGDVRLEQPGPLEKWRYGQPGAVSVLDADTIGADAWQFASVEFTSLIAKMRTAHPQQLSQVAEIFVGVQTSLDEAYIFDSSSDDPGDLALIWSDKVWPIERGICRPCIMDASLGSYEEVIANKWMIFPYLIKFNAAGKKVAELIQPDQMQLHFPKCFAYLSARRADLERRHISGGRVGEQQFYQFGRSQSLSKFDSEKIVLPALSKEARYAYDKENVVATGGGNGPYYMLRALAGSGVSNKYLMAVLHHPFSEAIIRNHTSVFGGGYYSHGKQFIGHLPVPVPGASKQLAIEEMVTSLIAAKKAVSEARIPSRKTFHRRNALALVAKIEAELTSIFGLSSEEMKIISSVEVPS; encoded by the coding sequence ATGAATGACTGCATTGATGTGCGTGAAACCGCGAAAGCGCGCGTTGCAGATCTCATTGCTTTATTCAAAAGCAACGAGGCTGAGAGGCTGGATAAGGGCTATAACGAGACACAAGCAAGAACCGACTTCATAACGCCGCTGCTTGTGGCCTTCGGTTGGGATGTTCACAACTCGGCTGGGCAGAGCTCACTCCTAAGAGACGTGGTGGAAGAAGCTACTGTCGAAGTTGGAGAAAAGCTCAATAAGCGCCCAGATTACGAGATGCGGCTTGCAGGACAAAGAAAATTTTTTGTGGAAGCTAAGAAGCCAAGTGTTCCCATTGAGACTAACAGGGACGCTGCATTTCAGTTGAGGCGATATGGGTTTTCCGCTGGCTTCTCGATTTCAGTCCTAACCAACTTCTATCGTCTTGCGGTCTACGACACGACACATGCGCCTGACCAAAACGATGAAGCAAGTCACGCGCGCATTTTGCTCGTGAGCTATACCGAGTTCGTTGATAAATTTGAGGCATTATGGCCAATTTTATCTCGACATTCGGTCTACTCAGGAGAGTTCGATAGGCAGTTCGCCATCCCCGCTAAAAAGGGCACTGGCGAGCGATTTGACGATCTATTCCTGCGTCAAGTGAGGAAATGGCGGAAAATGCTCGCCGCAGATATCCACCAGAACACGGGTCTTTGCACAGCTGAATTGACTTACGCAGTGCAGATATTCCTCTCGCGGATTATGTTTTTGCGTATTTGCGAAGATCGGGATATTGAGGCCTACGAAAACTTAAGAGGTCGCAATACATTTAATTTATTCATGGAGGATCTGCGGCGTGCAGATGCCTTCTATAATTCCGGTTTATTCAGATTGCTCGATGAAGAGAAGCTCGGCATCAAAGTTAGTGATGACGTCTTGCAGGCCATCTTCGAGGATCTCTATTACCCAAAGAGCCCGTATACATTCGCTGTCGTCGATACGCATGTTCTTGGTGAGATCTACGAACAATTCTTGGGTGACGAGATACAAGTGGATGCAGGGGTTGTTTCTATCGTCAATCGTCCGGAGGTTAGAGAGAGTGATGGCGTATATCCTACCCCGGCATACATAGTCGATTTGATAGTCGCGAAATCCTTGTCGCCATTGCTGGAGGGAAAGGACCCTTCCCAGTTGGAAGCGCTTACCGTTATTGATATATGTTGCGGCTCTGGGGTATTTTTGTTATCGCTTTATGAGCGGTTGATGGATTATTACCTGTCTTGGTATCTCGCTAATGCACGCTCCACCCATATTGGAACCCGCATTTTTGATGGCGGCTCAGGGCAATGGTATTTAACCTTCGCGGAAAAGCGACGGATTCTTTTAACCCATGTTCGAGGAGTAGATATTGATGCAAGCGCTGTCGAAGTTGCACAGCTTAGCTTGCTGCTTAAGCTGGTAGAGCGTGAAACTCATTCAACCCTTTCGCACTTTTCTTCCGTATTCAAGAAAAAGCCGCTTCCATCGCTAGATGAAATCGTAAAGTCAGGCAACAGTTTAGTCAGCCAAATAGAGTGGGAGAAAGCGAAGCTGCCTATGACCGGTCCACTATTGGAGAAGATTCGCCCCTTCGATTGGGGTCAAGAGTTTCCGAATGAGATGGGCCGGGGTGGTTTTGATGTCGTCGTTGGAAATCCGCCCTATATCCGCATCCAAAGTATGGCGACATACTCCGCAGAGGAGGTTGCTTATTATCAAGATAAGAATTCTCTCTATCTTACTGCCAAACATGACAATTTCGACAAGTATGCTCTTTTCATCGAGCGATCAATCATGTTACTCGGGCCGGGAGGGCGAATTGGCGTTATCACCCCTCATAAATTCATGACCATCCAAGCTGGGCGTGCGCTGAGGGAGTTGATAGCTCGCCCTAAGATGTTAGAAGAAATTGTGCATTTTGGAGTTAAACAGGTTTTCGCCGATAGCTCAAACTACACGTGCATTCTTATTTTGAGTCGGAGGGGGGCAGGAGATGTAAGATTGGAGCAGCCAGGACCATTGGAGAAGTGGCGCTACGGACAGCCAGGAGCGGTGTCGGTTTTAGATGCTGACACAATAGGTGCTGACGCGTGGCAGTTTGCTTCGGTAGAATTCACGAGCTTAATCGCTAAAATGCGGACCGCTCATCCGCAACAACTCAGTCAAGTTGCAGAGATCTTCGTGGGAGTTCAAACAAGCTTGGACGAAGCTTACATCTTTGACAGTTCTTCGGATGATCCTGGTGATCTTGCTCTAATTTGGTCGGACAAGGTCTGGCCAATTGAGCGTGGGATATGCCGTCCGTGCATCATGGACGCATCGTTAGGTTCTTATGAAGAAGTTATCGCTAATAAATGGATGATTTTTCCATATTTGATTAAATTTAATGCGGCGGGGAAGAAGGTCGCGGAGCTTATTCAACCTGATCAAATGCAGTTACATTTCCCAAAATGCTTTGCTTATTTGTCTGCCAGGAGAGCGGATTTAGAACGCAGGCATATCTCCGGTGGTCGCGTAGGAGAGCAGCAATTCTATCAGTTCGGTCGCTCCCAAAGTCTATCAAAATTTGATTCTGAAAAAATCGTATTGCCCGCATTGTCGAAAGAAGCACGATATGCGTATGATAAAGAAAATGTAGTGGCAACAGGAGGAGGGAACGGTCCCTATTATATGCTGAGAGCACTGGCCGGCAGCGGAGTAAGTAATAAATATCTAATGGCTGTGCTTCATCATCCATTTAGCGAAGCTATTATCAGGAATCATACGAGTGTGTTTGGCGGAGGCTATTATTCGCATGGAAAACAATTTATTGGACACCTGCCAGTCCCTGTTCCTGGGGCAAGTAAGCAATTAGCGATTGAGGAGATGGTGACATCACTAATTGCCGCAAAAAAAGCTGTTTCAGAGGCGCGGATACCCTCGCGAAAAACCTTTCATAGGAGGAATGCGCTCGCCCTTGTGGCTAAGATAGAGGCTGAGCTTACGTCGATTTTCGGTCTTTCTTCGGAAGAAATGAAGATCATATCAAGCGTGGAAGTGCCCTCCTAG
- a CDS encoding Eco57I restriction-modification methylase domain-containing protein gives MASWICAWAIRTSKDKVLEPSSGDGAFLRAAALRFSELGAAKNSICSRLTGVEIMSDQADAACNSLRALVGNGAEKIVHNSDFFSWRQKHVVESYDAVIGNPPFIRYQTFPEPHRSLAMALMSSEGLVPNKLTNMWVPFVVAAAASLRPGGCLGLVLPAEILQVTYAAQLRSFLTDRFERIDVVACNELFFEKAEQEVVLLLADGCLPQASNANRCRVAMTEAQTVGEIIQRTPQAVLASAKPKIIQHDSEKWLKYFLTQKEISLMRAVRESGEATSLSSHASIDVGVVTGRNEFFVLTTEQVEEFGLEGYTSPLVSRSAHLKGTTVRKADWNAMSETGGRVHLLDLKRVQGAKLSPALKRYVEFGEQQEVHLGYKCSIRKPWYEVPSVWIPDGFLFRQIYDFPRVVLNEAGATSTDTIHRLRAKRSSPERVVANTYSWLTAASAEIEGRSYGGGVLELEPTEAERLLMPAVLNGALPLAECDRLMRAGRLDEVLEQNARIVLMEHMGLSKPECTALRDIWFKMRDRRMARKKGVRRSLTEPN, from the coding sequence GTGGCTTCCTGGATTTGCGCATGGGCCATAAGAACATCTAAGGATAAAGTTCTAGAACCGAGCAGTGGCGACGGCGCCTTTTTGCGAGCAGCCGCGCTTCGATTTAGTGAGCTTGGTGCAGCAAAAAACAGCATCTGCTCACGCCTCACCGGTGTCGAGATCATGTCAGATCAAGCTGACGCTGCATGCAATAGCTTGCGAGCACTTGTTGGTAATGGTGCAGAAAAAATAGTTCATAACTCTGACTTCTTCTCTTGGCGCCAAAAGCACGTGGTAGAAAGCTACGACGCCGTGATTGGCAATCCGCCTTTCATTCGGTATCAAACCTTTCCTGAGCCTCATCGCTCGCTCGCCATGGCGTTGATGTCCAGCGAAGGCTTGGTGCCGAACAAACTTACCAACATGTGGGTTCCCTTTGTGGTGGCCGCTGCTGCCAGTCTTCGGCCAGGTGGGTGCCTCGGGTTGGTGCTGCCTGCCGAAATTTTACAAGTAACCTACGCCGCGCAATTGAGGTCGTTCCTCACCGACCGTTTCGAGCGTATCGACGTCGTAGCATGCAACGAGCTTTTTTTTGAAAAGGCTGAGCAGGAAGTTGTCCTACTTCTGGCGGATGGTTGCCTTCCCCAAGCATCTAACGCAAATCGTTGTCGGGTGGCGATGACAGAAGCTCAAACTGTGGGTGAAATTATCCAGCGCACCCCCCAAGCGGTTCTCGCATCTGCTAAGCCGAAAATTATTCAGCACGACAGTGAGAAGTGGCTGAAATACTTTTTAACTCAAAAAGAGATTTCTCTGATGCGTGCTGTCAGAGAATCGGGTGAAGCAACATCCCTTTCATCTCACGCAAGTATAGATGTTGGCGTGGTGACCGGGCGAAATGAGTTCTTCGTGCTCACGACGGAGCAGGTGGAGGAGTTCGGACTCGAAGGCTACACATCGCCTCTGGTATCGCGCTCAGCTCATTTGAAGGGGACCACTGTGCGTAAGGCAGACTGGAATGCTATGTCTGAGACGGGTGGGCGTGTCCATTTGTTGGATCTCAAACGCGTGCAAGGAGCGAAGCTGTCTCCTGCGTTGAAGCGTTACGTGGAATTTGGTGAGCAACAGGAAGTCCATCTGGGCTACAAGTGTTCTATCCGGAAACCTTGGTATGAAGTTCCTTCTGTCTGGATTCCTGATGGTTTTCTCTTCCGTCAGATTTACGACTTTCCACGTGTTGTGCTCAACGAGGCAGGGGCTACTTCCACTGACACAATCCATCGTCTCAGGGCTAAGCGCTCTTCGCCCGAACGCGTAGTGGCCAACACATACTCTTGGTTAACCGCCGCGTCTGCTGAAATTGAAGGACGAAGCTATGGGGGCGGCGTTCTTGAGCTTGAACCAACCGAAGCCGAGCGACTTTTGATGCCTGCTGTTCTGAATGGAGCGCTACCTCTCGCTGAGTGTGATCGTTTAATGCGAGCCGGACGGTTGGATGAGGTTTTGGAACAAAATGCCCGAATTGTTCTTATGGAGCATATGGGGCTTTCGAAGCCTGAGTGCACTGCGCTTCGCGACATCTGGTTCAAGATGCGAGATCGCCGTATGGCTCGAAAGAAAGGCGTTAGGCGTAGTTTGACGGAGCCTAACTGA
- a CDS encoding reverse transcriptase domain-containing protein has protein sequence MKRWEHRFEVKPGRWVYVPTPLGKAAGEAIRLSVSKVWACPKFYFHLRKGGHVAALRRHLKNQYFFRCDLDDFFGRINQSRVTRSLKKSFSYVDARKIASDSVVIRPDTRKTMLPYGYVQSPILASLALNRSRVGRFLRQCESSGDMTVSVYMDDIVLSSNDEARLYVAAAELAQLATDAGLPLSAGKTIGPTSTVTAFNVELPHGLLTLTQDRLDRFRESYATASSLHVEHGIVRYVHSINSAQVAAVTT, from the coding sequence ATGAAGAGATGGGAACACCGCTTTGAGGTAAAACCAGGGCGATGGGTGTATGTCCCGACTCCCTTGGGCAAGGCTGCAGGTGAGGCGATCCGTTTATCTGTGTCAAAGGTGTGGGCTTGCCCCAAGTTCTACTTTCACCTTCGCAAGGGTGGGCATGTGGCGGCTCTCCGGCGACATTTGAAAAATCAATACTTCTTTCGCTGCGATCTTGACGACTTCTTTGGTCGCATCAATCAATCGAGAGTCACGCGCAGCTTGAAGAAGAGTTTTTCCTACGTTGATGCCAGGAAGATAGCAAGCGACAGCGTGGTCATCCGTCCCGACACTCGTAAGACCATGCTGCCGTATGGGTATGTTCAATCCCCGATTTTGGCATCTTTGGCGCTTAACCGCAGTCGAGTAGGGCGGTTTTTACGGCAGTGCGAATCTTCCGGAGACATGACTGTCAGCGTTTACATGGATGACATCGTCTTGTCGTCCAACGACGAAGCGCGCCTCTATGTCGCAGCCGCTGAGCTTGCCCAACTCGCGACAGATGCAGGCCTGCCACTTAGTGCCGGTAAGACAATTGGGCCTACCTCGACAGTGACGGCCTTTAACGTCGAGCTCCCCCATGGTCTGTTGACGTTGACGCAGGACAGGCTTGATCGCTTCCGTGAGTCGTATGCCACGGCAAGCTCATTGCATGTCGAACATGGAATAGTGCGCTACGTGCATTCGATTAACTCCGCCCAGGTTGCCGCTGTGACAACGTGA